The following are encoded in a window of Lacinutrix sp. WUR7 genomic DNA:
- a CDS encoding kelch repeat-containing protein, translating to MKNLTKKAFFYLLLFGFISSTSNVSAQVWTDTNEDESYVARHECGFTQAGDKFFLFGGRESPRVLDVYDYASNTWSNGGIAPVDFNHFQAITYEGLIWVIGAFKTNEPNPELNADYIYMYNPASQQWIQGMELPTARKRGAAGLALHNNKFYLIGGNVYGHGGGYVAYMDVFDPATGTFTALTDAPHARDHFHAVVHNDKLYALGGRLTGGAGGLFAPQIPEVDVYDLNTNLWSTLAASSNIPTPRAGAATVLFQNEIYVIGGETTFGSATGNNGQRDIVEAFNPVTGTWTTKDNLNHYRHGIQGIVSGGGIHVIAGSSGGTSIKKMEYFGANSPTGSPNVNSVFAAGETTKTFEYGTSYGSVTIPITLSNSAGTTGTYIDNITISGVNYTLNSTYSNLLLGANQDLIIQAVLNDTSQSMSNGNVQVTYNNNTTLNIALEGTLNPTLSIANPDDLKTLKVYPNPTKSTFQINKKSTQLNVFDITGKSIKVFHGDFSEEHPFNISNFSKGIYFIQVKNDSQISETIKIIKT from the coding sequence ATGAAAAATCTTACTAAAAAAGCATTCTTTTACCTTTTACTTTTTGGATTCATAAGCAGTACCAGCAACGTTTCGGCCCAAGTATGGACAGATACCAATGAAGATGAAAGTTATGTTGCAAGGCATGAGTGTGGATTCACGCAAGCTGGAGATAAATTTTTCCTTTTTGGAGGTAGAGAATCCCCTCGCGTATTAGATGTTTATGATTACGCGTCGAACACATGGTCTAATGGAGGTATCGCTCCTGTAGATTTTAACCATTTTCAAGCGATTACTTATGAAGGTTTAATTTGGGTTATAGGCGCATTTAAAACAAATGAACCCAATCCTGAACTGAATGCCGATTACATTTACATGTATAATCCTGCAAGTCAACAATGGATTCAAGGTATGGAATTACCTACTGCAAGAAAACGTGGCGCAGCTGGTTTAGCCTTGCATAACAATAAATTTTATTTAATTGGAGGGAACGTATATGGACATGGAGGAGGATATGTAGCTTATATGGATGTATTTGATCCTGCCACTGGAACGTTTACAGCTTTAACAGATGCGCCACATGCTAGAGATCACTTTCATGCTGTGGTACATAATGACAAACTTTATGCTTTAGGAGGCAGACTAACTGGTGGTGCGGGAGGATTATTTGCTCCTCAAATTCCCGAAGTAGATGTGTATGATTTGAACACCAATCTTTGGTCTACCTTAGCTGCTAGTAGCAATATACCTACTCCCAGAGCTGGAGCTGCAACTGTTTTATTTCAAAATGAAATTTATGTTATTGGTGGCGAAACTACATTTGGAAGTGCAACAGGTAACAATGGGCAACGTGATATTGTAGAAGCTTTTAATCCTGTAACAGGTACGTGGACCACCAAAGACAATCTAAATCACTACAGACATGGTATTCAAGGAATAGTTTCTGGAGGTGGCATACATGTGATTGCTGGTTCTAGCGGAGGTACTTCTATAAAAAAAATGGAGTATTTTGGAGCAAATAGCCCAACAGGAAGTCCTAATGTAAATAGTGTTTTTGCTGCAGGTGAAACCACAAAGACTTTTGAATATGGAACAAGTTATGGATCTGTAACTATTCCTATTACGCTATCTAATAGCGCAGGAACGACAGGAACTTATATTGATAATATTACGATTTCGGGAGTGAATTATACTTTAAATAGTACGTATAGCAATTTACTATTAGGTGCGAATCAAGATTTAATTATTCAAGCGGTTTTAAACGACACTTCACAAAGTATGAGTAATGGTAATGTACAAGTAACGTACAATAACAATACGACACTAAATATAGCCTTAGAAGGTACGCTAAACCCAACTTTATCTATTGCTAATCCCGACGATTTAAAAACACTTAAGGTGTATCCTAATCCTACAAAATCGACTTTTCAGATAAATAAAAAAAGCACACAATTGAACGTTTTTGATATCACAGGAAAATCTATAAAAGTATTTCATGGCGACTTTAGCGAGGAACATCCTTTTAATATTTCTAATTTTTCAAAAGGCATTTATTTTATACAAGTGAAAAATGATTCGCAGATTAGTGAAACAATAAAAATCATTAAAACATAA
- a CDS encoding alpha-amylase family glycosyl hydrolase codes for MRKIIALCLLVAVFACKEEKKQTEEIAVVEEKVSLKPISDSDLETAVIYEANIRQYSSEGTFEAFTKDIPQLKQLGVKVIWLMPVFPISETKRKATGGEDSKFATDFPEAEQGKYLGSYYAVSDFTKINPEFGTIEDFRALIHTAHDNGIYVILDWVPNHTGWDHTWLKTNPEYYTQNEKGEVVHPVDTDWTDVADLNYDNQEMRKEMIADMSYWLTKEGVDGLRCDVAGSVPANFWEQAIPELRAQKDIFMLAEAWEPELMKEGLFDMAYGWDRHHAMNHIAQGEKDAAEFANAVQADLDRYEANDILMNFVTNHDENSWNGTIKERMGDAAETMTALSYVTPGMPLIYSGQEYDLDHRLLFFEKDSFPHTKGKMWPVLEKLGKLKGTSSALHGGKDAASYEKIEVGNSNVLAFARSKNGSTIIYIANLSDESLKANLPQKGKYIDYMSNTALELDGNAIALGPWEYKILLQ; via the coding sequence ATGAGAAAAATAATTGCATTATGCTTACTAGTAGCAGTTTTTGCTTGTAAAGAAGAAAAGAAACAAACAGAAGAAATAGCTGTCGTGGAAGAAAAGGTAAGTCTTAAACCTATATCCGATTCCGATTTAGAAACAGCTGTGATTTATGAAGCAAACATTCGTCAATATTCATCAGAAGGAACTTTTGAAGCGTTTACCAAAGACATTCCGCAGTTAAAACAATTAGGAGTAAAAGTAATTTGGTTGATGCCCGTTTTTCCTATTTCAGAAACAAAACGTAAAGCAACAGGAGGAGAAGATAGTAAGTTTGCAACCGATTTTCCGGAAGCAGAACAAGGTAAATATTTAGGTAGTTATTATGCGGTTTCCGATTTCACAAAAATCAATCCGGAATTCGGAACCATAGAAGACTTCAGAGCATTAATACATACAGCACATGATAACGGAATTTATGTGATTTTAGATTGGGTACCAAATCATACTGGTTGGGATCATACATGGTTAAAAACCAATCCGGAGTATTACACGCAAAATGAAAAAGGCGAAGTGGTGCATCCAGTAGATACCGATTGGACAGATGTTGCAGATTTAAATTACGACAATCAAGAGATGCGCAAAGAAATGATTGCAGACATGAGCTATTGGCTAACCAAAGAAGGTGTGGATGGTTTAAGATGTGATGTTGCGGGATCTGTACCAGCAAATTTTTGGGAACAAGCGATTCCGGAACTAAGAGCGCAAAAAGATATTTTTATGTTAGCCGAAGCTTGGGAGCCAGAACTGATGAAAGAAGGATTATTCGACATGGCTTATGGTTGGGATAGACATCATGCTATGAATCATATTGCACAAGGAGAAAAGGATGCTGCCGAATTTGCTAATGCAGTACAAGCCGATTTGGATAGATATGAAGCAAATGATATTCTTATGAACTTTGTAACCAATCACGACGAAAATTCTTGGAATGGAACCATAAAAGAACGTATGGGCGATGCTGCAGAAACCATGACAGCTTTAAGTTATGTAACACCAGGGATGCCTTTGATTTATTCGGGACAGGAATACGATTTAGATCATAGATTACTGTTTTTTGAAAAGGATAGCTTTCCACATACCAAAGGAAAAATGTGGCCAGTTTTAGAAAAACTTGGAAAACTAAAGGGAACTAGTTCTGCATTGCATGGAGGAAAAGATGCTGCTTCTTATGAGAAAATAGAAGTTGGTAATAGCAATGTTTTAGCATTTGCACGAAGTAAAAATGGAAGTACTATTATATATATCGCAAACCTATCGGATGAAAGTTTAAAAGCAAACTTACCACAAAAAGGAAAGTACATCGATTATATGTCGAATACCGCACTGGAACTTGATGGAAATGCAATTGCATTAGGTCCTTGGGAATATAAAATATTACTACAATAA
- a CDS encoding alpha-amylase family glycosyl hydrolase, which translates to MRKSILLIATIVLVFGCNSEKKTIPEIAKETPFVWEAANLYFLLTDRFNNGDQTNDVNYDRTKETGVLRGFEGGDLKGITQKINDDYFTDLGINAIWMSPIVEQIHGGTDEGTGITYGFHGYWTKDWTNIDANLGTEADLRNLVDAAHKKGIRVLLDAVINHTGPVTEKDPVWPSDWVRTGPQCDYKNFDNTVTCTLVKNLPDIKTESNEDVALPPHLIAKWKAEGRYEQEVAELDAFFETHDYPRAPRFYIMKWLSDYITDFGIDGYRVDTVKHTEAYVWREFKSVCDNAFAEFKEENPNKVLDDTDFYLVGELYNYGISSGTIFDFGNKKVDYFTDAFNSLINFEFKWNAAQQSYEEQFKNYDSILNSTLKDYSVLNYLTSHDDGQPFDKNREKTFETATRLLLSPGISQVYYGDELARDLTIEGTVGDATLRSFMNWEEISQKQDLLIHWQKLGQFRRNHPSVGAGKHQMISDSPYIFSRKYTKGDFKDQVIIGIDIPKGEHRMDVSSVIKDGQKVTDFYSGKTFEVKNGTITITIDTNIILLEEFK; encoded by the coding sequence ATGAGAAAAAGCATCCTTTTAATAGCGACTATAGTACTTGTTTTTGGTTGTAATTCCGAAAAGAAAACAATTCCGGAAATAGCAAAAGAGACCCCATTTGTTTGGGAAGCAGCAAACCTGTATTTTTTGTTAACAGATCGTTTTAATAATGGTGATCAGACCAATGATGTTAATTACGACAGAACTAAAGAAACTGGCGTTTTACGTGGTTTTGAAGGAGGAGATTTAAAAGGAATTACGCAAAAAATAAATGACGACTATTTTACAGATTTAGGAATCAATGCCATTTGGATGTCGCCAATTGTAGAGCAAATTCACGGAGGAACAGATGAAGGCACGGGAATTACGTACGGGTTTCATGGCTATTGGACAAAAGACTGGACCAATATCGATGCTAATTTAGGAACCGAAGCGGATTTGAGAAATTTAGTAGATGCAGCGCATAAAAAAGGTATTCGTGTTTTACTAGATGCCGTTATCAATCACACAGGTCCTGTAACCGAGAAAGATCCGGTTTGGCCAAGCGATTGGGTGCGAACTGGACCGCAATGCGACTACAAAAATTTTGACAATACCGTGACTTGCACTTTGGTTAAAAACCTTCCAGATATTAAAACCGAAAGCAATGAAGATGTAGCATTACCGCCTCATTTAATTGCAAAATGGAAAGCAGAAGGTCGATATGAACAAGAAGTTGCAGAGCTAGATGCCTTTTTTGAAACCCATGATTATCCGCGAGCACCTCGTTTTTACATCATGAAATGGTTAAGCGATTATATTACCGACTTTGGTATTGATGGCTACAGAGTAGATACAGTAAAGCATACAGAAGCTTATGTTTGGCGGGAGTTTAAGTCCGTTTGTGATAACGCTTTCGCGGAATTTAAAGAGGAAAATCCAAACAAAGTGTTAGACGATACTGATTTTTACTTGGTTGGTGAATTGTATAACTACGGTATTTCCTCAGGAACCATTTTTGATTTTGGAAATAAAAAAGTGGATTATTTTACCGATGCTTTTAATAGTCTAATCAATTTTGAGTTTAAATGGAATGCAGCACAGCAATCTTACGAAGAGCAGTTTAAAAATTACGATAGTATTTTAAATAGCACATTGAAAGATTATAGTGTTTTAAATTATTTGACTTCGCATGACGACGGACAACCATTTGATAAAAACAGAGAGAAAACATTCGAAACGGCAACGCGATTGTTGTTGTCTCCTGGAATCTCTCAAGTTTATTATGGAGACGAGTTAGCTAGAGATTTAACTATTGAAGGTACGGTTGGAGATGCCACTTTAAGGAGTTTTATGAATTGGGAAGAAATTTCTCAAAAACAAGATTTACTAATCCATTGGCAAAAATTAGGTCAGTTTAGACGTAACCATCCTTCGGTTGGAGCAGGGAAACATCAAATGATTAGTGATTCGCCATATATTTTCAGTAGAAAGTATACCAAAGGGGATTTTAAAGACCAAGTCATTATAGGTATCGATATTCCAAAAGGAGAACATCGTATGGATGTGTCTTCTGTTATTAAAGACGGACAAAAAGTTACTGATTTCTATTCCGGGAAAACCTTCGAGGTTAAAAACGGAACCATTACGATTACTATAGATACAAACATCATTTTATTAGAAGAATTTAAATAA
- a CDS encoding TIM-barrel domain-containing protein, whose protein sequence is MKNIIYILSFLLFQIASGQVTIIVEELPKETAENTSIFISGSFEGWSGGKKEQKNGVYSITLPKQDGQINFKFTQGSWKSVECSKKGLAIEDRTYTFDKPNDTITVKIAGWDHLFEVKNAATVSENVTVLSEDFDIPQLHRKRRVWLYLPADYETSNADYPVVYMHDGQNLFDASTSGYGEWNVDETLDKLFKEQNLKLIVVGIDHGGDKRLDEYSPWKHPEYGGGEGDAYLDFITNTLKPYIDAHYNTKKDKSNTAIFGSSMGGLISHYAALKYPNIFGKVGVYSPSYWFAPEEVNTFSKQHGDIQDTKMYFLAGGKEGTNTSRTEISQTVTDMNSMIGLLQSNGFPSENIQSKIVPEGKHNEALWRSNFEEAITWLFQDAIKKREFVDANFKDNKLQVTVSDGTYKMQFYSPEIIETTFVPTGETYNKESHALVLTEAFSYVKHKESDAEIIFTAKDLSIKITKAPFHISYWFKGKEVTSEKNGYQKTDELETIQLNLTPDEVLYGGGARALGMNRRGNRLELYNKAHYGYEDRSALMNYTMPIVVSSEKYLIHFDNAPIGFLDLDSKANNTLTYETISGRKTYQVVVGDSWLDLTKNYTKLTGTQPMPPRWALGNFSSRFGYHSQQEVQETAQKFREENIPLDAIIIDIFWFGKTIKGTMGNLAFDRDSFPNPKQMIKGLKDNNVQTVLVTEPFVLTTSSRWDEAVKEDVLAKDSIGNPFTYDFYFGNTGLIDIYNPKGKKWFWNIYKDLADLGVAGIWGDLGEPEVHPKSLLHATGTADEVHNIYGHNWAQLIQEGYTSSFPNTRPFILMRAGSSGSQRFGMIPWSGDVNRTWGGLQSQPEIALQMGMQGLAFMHSDLGGFAGDNLDDELYARWLQYGVFQPIYRPHAQEEVPAEPVFRSDKAKALAKQAIELRYKLLPYNYNLVFENNQSGAPLMRPLFFEEVDNSKLQTIASTYLWGNDFLVTPIVNPKQTEVDVYFPKNSNWYHFYTDEKVSGGQTLSVKTVENSIPTYVRGGAFIPTAKSMQSTSEYDGNTLDVHYYFDETVSNSERTVYNDDGTTKNAFEKGAFEILRLEAETTKKYLEIDFEAEIGSRYSASTKTIELVIHHFPKAPKQLKYNGKKEAFQYDEASKILRFNVQWNTSEEGEAQIKY, encoded by the coding sequence ATGAAAAACATTATATACATACTATCTTTTTTGCTATTTCAAATAGCATCGGGGCAAGTCACAATTATCGTAGAAGAGCTACCTAAAGAAACAGCAGAAAATACTTCTATTTTCATTTCAGGGAGTTTTGAAGGATGGTCTGGTGGGAAAAAAGAACAAAAAAATGGCGTCTATTCCATTACACTTCCGAAGCAAGACGGACAAATAAACTTCAAGTTTACACAAGGTTCCTGGAAATCTGTGGAGTGTTCTAAAAAAGGCTTAGCAATAGAGGATCGTACGTATACTTTTGATAAACCAAACGATACTATTACGGTGAAAATCGCTGGTTGGGATCATCTATTCGAAGTAAAAAATGCAGCAACAGTTTCTGAAAATGTAACTGTTTTATCCGAAGATTTTGATATTCCACAATTACATAGAAAACGCCGTGTTTGGTTGTATTTACCTGCAGATTACGAAACATCTAATGCGGATTATCCTGTGGTTTACATGCACGACGGACAAAACCTTTTTGATGCGAGTACATCTGGTTATGGTGAATGGAATGTAGATGAAACACTGGATAAATTATTTAAAGAACAAAATTTAAAATTAATTGTAGTTGGTATTGATCATGGAGGTGACAAAAGATTAGACGAATATTCTCCATGGAAACACCCAGAATATGGAGGTGGAGAAGGCGATGCATATCTGGATTTTATTACGAATACATTAAAACCTTATATCGATGCTCATTATAATACCAAAAAAGATAAAAGCAATACTGCCATTTTTGGTAGCTCGATGGGCGGATTAATTTCACATTATGCAGCATTAAAATATCCAAACATTTTTGGTAAAGTTGGTGTGTATTCTCCATCGTATTGGTTTGCTCCAGAAGAAGTAAACACATTCTCAAAACAGCATGGGGATATTCAAGATACTAAAATGTACTTTTTAGCTGGCGGAAAAGAAGGAACAAATACTTCTCGAACCGAAATTAGCCAAACTGTAACCGATATGAATAGTATGATCGGTCTTTTGCAATCCAATGGATTTCCTTCAGAAAACATCCAATCTAAAATCGTTCCAGAAGGCAAACACAACGAAGCACTTTGGCGTAGTAATTTTGAGGAAGCAATCACTTGGCTATTTCAAGATGCTATTAAAAAAAGGGAATTTGTCGATGCCAATTTTAAGGATAATAAATTGCAAGTAACCGTTTCTGATGGAACATACAAAATGCAATTTTATTCTCCAGAAATTATAGAAACTACTTTTGTTCCAACAGGAGAAACGTATAATAAAGAGTCACATGCGTTGGTTTTAACCGAAGCTTTTTCATATGTTAAGCACAAGGAAAGTGACGCGGAAATCATTTTTACTGCGAAAGATTTATCTATTAAAATTACGAAAGCACCTTTTCATATTTCCTATTGGTTCAAAGGAAAAGAAGTGACTTCCGAAAAAAATGGCTATCAAAAAACAGACGAATTGGAAACCATTCAATTAAACCTAACGCCAGATGAAGTTTTATATGGTGGTGGTGCAAGAGCTTTAGGAATGAACCGAAGAGGAAATCGCCTGGAGCTATATAATAAAGCGCATTATGGTTATGAAGATCGCAGTGCATTAATGAATTACACGATGCCAATTGTTGTGTCTTCAGAGAAGTATTTAATCCATTTTGATAATGCGCCAATTGGCTTTTTAGATTTAGATTCTAAAGCAAATAACACCTTGACTTATGAGACTATTTCTGGTAGAAAAACCTATCAAGTTGTGGTGGGCGATTCTTGGTTAGATCTTACAAAAAACTACACCAAACTTACAGGCACACAACCTATGCCACCGCGATGGGCTTTAGGGAATTTTTCTAGTCGATTTGGTTACCATTCCCAACAAGAAGTGCAAGAGACTGCACAAAAATTCAGAGAGGAAAACATTCCGTTAGATGCAATAATTATTGATATTTTCTGGTTCGGAAAAACCATAAAAGGCACGATGGGAAACCTAGCTTTTGATCGCGATTCTTTTCCAAATCCGAAGCAAATGATAAAAGGCTTAAAAGACAATAACGTACAAACCGTTTTAGTTACAGAGCCTTTTGTGTTAACCACTTCCAGCCGTTGGGACGAAGCGGTGAAAGAAGATGTTTTAGCCAAGGATTCTATTGGTAATCCGTTTACCTATGACTTCTATTTTGGAAATACCGGATTGATAGATATTTATAATCCGAAAGGAAAAAAATGGTTTTGGAATATTTATAAAGACCTAGCAGATTTAGGTGTTGCAGGAATTTGGGGAGATTTAGGCGAGCCGGAAGTGCATCCTAAAAGCTTACTACACGCAACAGGAACTGCCGATGAGGTACATAATATTTACGGACATAATTGGGCCCAGTTAATTCAGGAAGGATACACCTCCAGTTTTCCAAATACAAGACCTTTTATTTTAATGCGTGCAGGAAGTTCTGGTTCACAACGGTTCGGAATGATTCCTTGGTCTGGAGATGTGAATCGCACTTGGGGCGGTTTGCAATCTCAACCAGAAATTGCATTGCAAATGGGAATGCAAGGTTTGGCTTTTATGCATAGCGATTTGGGCGGATTTGCAGGTGATAACTTAGATGATGAACTTTATGCACGATGGTTGCAATATGGCGTTTTTCAACCTATTTACAGACCACATGCACAAGAAGAAGTTCCGGCAGAACCTGTGTTTAGAAGTGATAAAGCAAAAGCATTAGCTAAACAAGCTATCGAATTAAGATATAAATTATTGCCGTACAATTATAACTTGGTATTTGAAAACAACCAATCTGGAGCGCCTTTAATGCGACCACTATTTTTTGAGGAAGTAGATAATTCCAAATTGCAAACGATAGCTTCCACATACCTTTGGGGAAATGATTTTCTAGTTACTCCAATCGTTAATCCGAAACAAACAGAAGTGGATGTTTACTTTCCTAAAAACAGCAATTGGTATCATTTTTATACCGATGAAAAAGTCAGCGGCGGACAAACACTTTCCGTGAAAACGGTAGAAAATAGTATTCCTACCTACGTTCGTGGTGGTGCATTTATTCCAACAGCAAAGTCGATGCAGAGCACTTCAGAATATGATGGAAATACTTTAGATGTACATTATTATTTTGACGAAACCGTTTCCAATAGTGAACGTACCGTATATAATGACGATGGAACCACAAAAAATGCTTTTGAAAAAGGAGCATTCGAAATTTTAAGATTGGAAGCAGAAACAACGAAAAAATATTTAGAAATAGATTTTGAAGCCGAAATAGGTTCTCGTTATTCCGCATCCACTAAAACAATAGAATTGGTGATTCATCATTTTCCTAAAGCGCCAAAGCAATTAAAATACAATGGAAAAAAAGAGGCTTTCCAATACGATGAAGCTTCGAAAATATTGCGTTTTAATGTGCAATGGAATACTTCGGAAGAAGGCGAAGCACAAATTAAATACTAA
- a CDS encoding glycoside hydrolase family 13 protein, protein MRFLKHILILIIVTSNVSCENINEKKGATEVVFEVKNDIERVEPPNWWIGFKNTQVQLLVKHPNISEAVPSIHYDGVSIANVHKADSPNYLFIDVTISENTKAGQFHIYFDFKNEKQLVYTYSLKNRERDATDFQGFDSSDAIYLITPDRFANGDTSNDIFLDTSGISENGEKVSLLKEATINRKDDYARHGGDIKGMIQHLDYIEEMGFTQIWSCPLLTNDMPTSSYHGYAMTDFYEVDPRYGTLEDYKAFSAKAKEKSIGLIMDQVANHCGSEHWWMQDLPFKDWVNQQESFEQNKPLNNSNHRRTSNQDLYASKKDKKEMAEGWFVSAMPDLNQRNAFMANYIIQNSIWWVETLNLSGIRQDTYPYPDKDFMSNWAGAIMNEYPNFSIVGEEWSTNPLLIAYWQEGHENKDGYVSNLRSTMDFAMQKNIVDALNEDESWDNGLVKMYEGLANDFAYASPKDIMIFPDNHDMSRIFTQLKGDIPNTKMALSYLLTLPRIPQIYYGTEILMNDFEKPGDHGLIRTDFPGGWKGDSINAFSGEGLSDAQKDMQLFLKKILNYRKTSDAIHNGETIHFAPYMGTYFLFRNIDGETVVHIVNKNNEPISLDLKRFEEVGLQGKTLKNIVTNETFVWEDEIILSQRGSLLLSTKL, encoded by the coding sequence ATGAGATTTTTAAAACACATTTTAATACTTATTATAGTTACAAGTAATGTGTCGTGTGAAAATATTAATGAAAAAAAAGGTGCTACGGAAGTCGTTTTCGAAGTTAAAAACGATATCGAAAGAGTGGAGCCTCCTAATTGGTGGATTGGTTTTAAAAACACACAAGTGCAATTGTTGGTAAAGCATCCAAATATTTCGGAAGCAGTACCAAGTATCCATTATGATGGTGTTTCTATTGCAAATGTTCATAAAGCAGATAGTCCAAATTACCTGTTTATAGATGTAACTATTTCAGAAAACACGAAAGCAGGACAATTCCATATTTATTTTGATTTTAAAAACGAAAAACAACTCGTATATACTTATTCCTTAAAGAATAGAGAGCGAGATGCTACCGATTTTCAAGGTTTTGATAGTTCGGATGCTATTTATTTAATTACTCCAGATCGTTTTGCAAACGGTGATACTTCTAATGATATTTTTTTAGATACTTCTGGTATTAGCGAAAATGGTGAAAAAGTTAGCCTTTTAAAAGAAGCTACTATCAATAGAAAGGATGATTACGCAAGACACGGTGGAGATATAAAAGGAATGATACAGCATCTCGATTATATAGAGGAGATGGGTTTTACGCAAATTTGGTCTTGTCCTTTGTTGACTAATGATATGCCAACATCTTCGTATCATGGTTATGCGATGACCGATTTCTATGAAGTAGATCCGCGTTACGGAACATTAGAAGATTACAAAGCATTTTCCGCGAAAGCGAAAGAAAAAAGTATTGGTCTCATCATGGATCAAGTGGCTAACCATTGCGGAAGCGAACATTGGTGGATGCAAGATTTACCGTTTAAAGATTGGGTGAATCAACAGGAAAGTTTTGAGCAGAATAAACCTTTAAATAATTCCAATCACAGACGTACAAGTAATCAGGATTTGTATGCTTCTAAAAAGGATAAAAAAGAAATGGCAGAAGGTTGGTTTGTATCGGCAATGCCAGATTTAAATCAGCGAAATGCGTTTATGGCCAATTATATTATTCAAAATAGTATTTGGTGGGTGGAAACCCTAAACTTATCCGGAATAAGACAAGATACCTATCCATATCCAGATAAAGATTTTATGTCTAATTGGGCTGGTGCGATTATGAACGAATATCCAAATTTTAGTATCGTTGGTGAAGAATGGAGTACCAATCCATTGCTAATTGCATATTGGCAAGAAGGTCACGAAAATAAGGATGGTTACGTTTCTAATTTACGTTCTACAATGGATTTTGCAATGCAAAAAAATATAGTAGATGCCTTAAATGAAGACGAATCTTGGGATAACGGACTCGTTAAAATGTACGAAGGTTTAGCAAATGATTTTGCATACGCTTCACCAAAAGATATTATGATATTTCCAGATAATCATGATATGAGTCGCATTTTTACACAGCTTAAAGGGGATATACCAAATACCAAAATGGCGCTAAGTTATCTGTTGACTTTACCAAGAATTCCGCAGATTTATTACGGAACAGAAATCTTAATGAACGACTTTGAAAAACCAGGAGATCATGGTTTAATTCGTACCGATTTTCCGGGCGGTTGGAAAGGAGATTCTATAAATGCTTTTTCAGGAGAAGGATTATCAGATGCACAAAAAGACATGCAGTTATTCCTTAAAAAAATACTGAACTATAGAAAAACAAGTGACGCCATTCACAACGGAGAAACCATTCATTTTGCACCTTATATGGGAACCTATTTTCTTTTTAGAAATATCGATGGAGAAACCGTAGTACATATTGTTAATAAAAATAACGAACCAATTAGTTTAGATTTAAAACGCTTTGAAGAAGTTGGTTTGCAAGGGAAAACATTAAAAAATATAGTAACTAATGAAACTTTTGTTTGGGAAGATGAAATAATCTTAAGCCAAAGAGGAAGTTTACTATTATCCACTAAATTATAA